The stretch of DNA CACCCGGAGCGGACGGGCAGATGGCGTTGCTGGCCACCAGCCGGGCGCCTTACTACGTGTCCATCCCGCAGTTGGAACTGGGCAGCGGGGCTCAATCGATCAGTTGGCAGGGGATCACGCTCGAGCCTTTCGGCACGACACGTATCGCCCTGCCCGCAACAAAAAAGGCAGCCGTCGCCAATGCGACGGTCGTTCGTTACCAGGTGGCGATAGACAGCGGGGAGACGCTGAGTGGAAGTGCGCGGTTACAACAGTAGTTTTGCGATGGACAGATTCGCGGCGAGTGCGTCGTCATGCGGTTGCGGTCGAGCGCCCGAGGGCGCGCGACCGGTGGGCATGAGTCTGGGGCGGCGTGGGTCGTGTTTCGTGCTGGCGGCGCTGCTGCCCCTGGCGGTGCCCGATATCGCTCTGGCCTTGCAGGTGCCTAACGCCGGTCAGGCGATGCGTGACATCGAGTCGGTCCAGCCGGTCCAGCCAGTCCCTTCGGAGCTGGAGTTGGATCTGCCCAAGGCCGATACACCCGCCGCGCCGGCAGCCCCGGACACCTCCGGGATCCGGGTGCAGGTCCAGGCGTTTGCCATCGAGGGCAACCAGGTGTTCACCACCGAGCGCCTGCGGCCGCTGCTGGCCGACCTGCAGGGCCAGGAACTGGACCTGAACGGTTTGCGCGCAGCCGCGCAGCGTATTACCGACTACTACCAGAAGCGGGGTTATGTACTGGCCCGCGCTTTCCTGCCGCCCCAGGACATTGAAAACGGCCTAGTGCGGATCGCCGTGGTGGAGGGGCGTTACGGACGCATCGAAGTGCAGAACCGTTCGCGCGCCCTGGATCAGGTGGTGCATGCGCCACTGTCGTCGCTGAACAGCGGCGAGGCGGTATACGACGCGGACCTGGAGCGCAGCCTCTTGCTGTTGAGCGACCTGCCCGGGGTCCAGGCCCGCGGCACCTTGCGCCCTGGCCAGGAGTACGGGACCACCGACCTGGTGATCGATACCGAGCCCGGGCCGCTGCTGAACGGCACCCTGGAGGCGGACAACTTCGGTGGCTACTACACCGGTGAATACCGCCTGGGCGGCAGCCTCAACCTCAACAACCCCTTGCGCCTCGGCGACCAGCTCAGCCTGCGGGCGATGCGCAGCGACGAGTCGCAGCGTTATTACCGTGCGGCCTACCAGTTACCGGTCGGTCCCTGGTCGACTCGCGTCGGCGGTGCGTACTCGCAAATGAGCTACCACGTGGGCCGGGACTTCGAGGTCCTCGACTACCACGGTACTGCCAGCTTCCGCAGTCTCTTCGTCGCCCAGCCACTGGTGCGCAGCCGGACCTTCGACCTCACTGCGCAACTGCAATACGAAGACAAGCGACTGCGCGACGATATCGACCTCTACGAGGACAGCAACCGCAAACGGATCGGCCTGTGGACCCTGAGTCTCAGTGGCAACGGCCAGGATCATGTTTTCGGGGGAGGCCAGAACTTCTTCGATCTGTCCTACGGCAGCGGACGCCTGCGTTTCGGCGACCGCGAGAAAGAGGTCGGGGACAGGCGTACCGCGGGCACTTCGGGCGGGTTCGCCAAGCTCAATCTCAACGCTGCACGCCTGCAGCGCCTGAGCGACCGCTTCCAGCTCTATACCCGGCTGAGTGCGCAATGGACCAACAGCAACCTGGACAGCTCGGAAAAGCTCGGCCTTGGCGGTCCCTACGGTGTGCGTGGCTATCCATTGGGCGCCGGCAGTGGCGACCAGGGCTGGCAGGCCAGTACCGAATTGCGCTACGCCCTGGCTCCACGCTGGCAGCTCAGTGCTTTCGCCGACACGGGCACGGTCAAGGTCAACCGCCAACCCTGGACCTCCGAAAACAATACCCGCCGGATCACGGCGACCGGTATCGGTGCCAGCTGGGCGGGGCCTTCGCAGCAAGTCAACCTGACGCTCGCCTGGCCGCTGCATGACAACGGCAAGACCCGGGACAAGCCGGAGCGCCGCCCCCAGGTCTGGATGAACGCGACGCAATATTTCTAGTACCTGCTCGTAGCAGGAGTAGTGTCGTTCTGCAAATGGTTTGCAGAACGTTCTTTAGTGAAGAGGGCGTTACCGTGAACAAAATGTATGCACTGGTTTGGAACCAGGCCTTGGCATGCTGGAATGTGGCTCATGAAGGGGCACGTCGCCGGCGCAAGTCGGGTGCACGCAAGGGGATGGTCGTGGCGGCTGTCAGCCTGCTGGGAGCGGGCGCCATGTCCTCGGCATTCGCCCTGCCGACGGGGGGAACCGTGGTGCACGGTACGGGCGATATTCTGGTCTTCGACAATAACAAGGAAATGTCGATCAACCAGCATACCGACAAGCTGATCACCAACTGGAACGACTTCAGCGTCGCAAAGGGCGAGAGGGTTACCTTCAACCAGCCTGGTAAAAGCTCGGTTGCGCTGAACCGCGTCATCGGAACCAATGCCAGTAACATCCAGGGCCGGATCAATGCCAATGGCCAGGTGTTTCTGGTCAACCCCAACGGCGTAGTGTTCGGCCAGGGCGCGCAGGTCAACGTGGGTGGTCTGGTGGCTTCGACCCGAAGCATCAGCGACGATGACTTCAAGGCCGGCAAATACAATTTCTCGGGCAACTCGTCGGCGGAGATCATCAACAACGGCGACATCATTGCCGACCAGGGCGGCAACGTGGCGCTGCTGGGGACCAACGTTCGCAACGATGGGGTGATCCAGGCGCAAATGGGCCGGGTGGTGCTGGGTGCGGGGGACAAGTTCACCGTGAACTTCGACGGCAACAACCTGCTCAACCTGCAAGTCGATGGCGCCGCAGTGGATGCCCTGGTGAAAAACGGTGGCCTGCTCAAGGCTGACGGCGGCCAGGTGCTGATGACCGCCAAGAGTGCTGGCGACATGTTGCGGACCGTGGTCAACAACCAGGGCACCATCGAGGCCAATACCCTGCGTGGCACAGCCGGCAAGATCACCCTCGATGGCGGCGATATGGGCAAGGTGCTGGTGGGCGGGGCGATGACCGCCAGTGCCATCGGCACCGTGGGTAACGGCGGTGTGATCGAGACCAAAGGCGCGAATACCGAGGTGCAACTGGCGACCCGGGTCAATACCCAGGCCAGCAACGGCCAGACCGGCAGCTGGAAGATCACCTCGCGCGAGGTCAAGGTCAATCCGACAGCGGCATCGGGCAGCGACACCGCCTACGCCGATACCTTGTCGAACAACCTGGCGACCACCAACATCGAACTGGCCAGCAGTGCCGGCGATGTGGTGGTGGGTGGTCCCGTCACCTGGAACAGTGGCAATCAGCTGAAGCTGTCTTCCAAGCGCGACATCGAGGTCAATGGCGGACTGGCCAGCACCGGTATTAAGGCCCGGGTCGAGATGAATGCCGATAAAGCCATCCGGCTCAACGGCAACGTGACCCTCAGTGGGGCCAATGCCAGCCTTGGGATGAACCATGGCAGCGGCTATGCCCTGGGGCAGGACGCGAAGGTCACTCTGTCCGGTACCGGGGCCTCGTTCGATTCGAACGGCGCGCTTTACGATGTCATTCAAAACACCGCCCAGTTGCAGGCGGTCAATAACAACCTCAATGGCTTGTATGTCCTGGGGACCGACATCAAGGGTTACGGCAACTTCAAGTCCATTGGTGGCAATGGCACCTTCTCTGGCGTCTTCGATGGCCTGGGCAATACTGTCAGCGGTTTCACGGTGACCAATACCGGGCCTATGGTTGGTCTGTTCGCCGGCAACTCGGGCAGTATCAGTAACCTGAAACTGGCCAACATGACCGTCAATGGCACTACCTCCGGAGTGGGCTTCAGCTATATCGGCGGCCTGGTGGGGGTGAACACCGGGACCCTGACCAACATCAGCGCCACTGGCCTGCGCGTCAACGCCAACGCCTCGAACACCAACGTCGTGGGTGGTTTGGTCGGGCTCAATGCAGGCGGTGCGATCGATCGCGCATCGGTGGGGGGCAACTCCTACGTGAATGGCAACAGCTATACCACGTCGGTGGGTGGCCTGGTCGGTGAAAACGTTTCAGGGGGTGCGGGTTCCGCGAGCATTACCAACAGTTTGGCGAATGTCGCCATTGGCGGGTACCTGGCGCGCAACTTCGCTGGTGGTGCGGGCGGCCTGGTCGGTACCAACAGGGGCGGTTATATCGCCGACTCTTCCAGCAGCGGTTCAGTCGGTACCTACTCGTGCAGTTATGTGGGCACGAATATAGGTGGGCTGATCGGTTACAACCAGGCAGGCACGGTCGAGCGGTCCAGCTCCTCGGCAACGGTGCAGGGTCACAGCGCCAGCAACATTGGCGGCCTGATCGGGTTCAACACCAACAGTGCGGTCAGGGAGTCCAGCTTCAGCGGTAAGGTCAACGGTTACGGCAGTGCCTCGGCAGGCGGGCTGATCGGTTACAACCAGAACAGCACGCTGAACGACGTCAAGACCAGCGGTACGGTCTACGACACTTCGGGCACCAATGTCGGTGGCCTGGTCGGCCAGAACTTCTACGGCAAAATAGACACCGCCGAGGCCTTGGCCAATGTCACCGCGGGCGCCAACAGCAATACCGGCGGGCTGATCGGCAGCAACTACGGCGGTACCGTCAGCCACGTCGTGGCTCGCGGCAAGGTCGTGGCAGGCAGCAACAGCAATGTTGGCGGGCTAATCGGCAACAACGACGGTGACCTGAGTTCGGTCGAAGCCAGTGGTGAAGTCCGGGCCGGGAGCAACAGCTTCGTGGGTGGCCTGGTGGGTACCAACGGTCGCACCCTGGGCTCGACTATCGAAACCGCTACGGCCAAGGGCACTGTCTACGGTGATCGGGACAGTAACATCGGTGGGTTGGTGGGGCAGAATCATGGCCAGATCTCCAACTCCCTGGCCCTGGGCTCGGTGAGCGGCGGTTACTACACGAGGCTCGGCGGCCTGGTGGGGCTGAATATGGGCAAAGTTCGTCAATCGGTGGCCAGTGGCAAGATCAACGCCAATTACCCGAGCTACCAGACTTACGGCGGCCTGGTCGGCGTCAACTATGGCGAGATGAAATACAACTCGGCACTGGGCGAAGCTGCCCAGGTACCGCTTTCCGGCATGAACCTGGGAATCATCCAGTAACCCTCGGCACCACCCGTTGATACCCAGGTATCGCGGGTTCCCGATACGTCATGCCGCGGCATGGCGTATCGGTTTTTCAGGATTCATCACCTCTTTCAGGATGACCCGCGATGCGGGTCTTCCATGAGCAACGAAACCCGGTCGGCCAACACGGCCGGGCTCAAGCAGAGCATGGAGAATGGCCCCATGACCCATCTATTGGCGTTGAGGCCCGCCGGCCACGTACGTCGGTTCTACCGCAGCGCCCAGGTACTGGCTTGTCTGCTCCCGGGCTTGATCGGCGCGACGGCCCAGGCCGCCTTGGTGGAAAGCCAGGCGATCGACTGCTCGTTCAGTAACGGTGCCGGCCGGCCCTGGGTGGAAGTGACGCCGTTGACCAGCACCACGCCGGTAGGCTCCGTCCTGTGGCAACGACCGGTGGCCCTGATCACCAACTACCGATATGGCGGGGCTACGGGTAACAAGGCCCATGAGTTGGTCTCTGCCGGATACTGGACCGCGGGTACGCCGCTGCCCGACGCCATCGCCCCGACCAACATCGACGGTATCGGTTTCAAGATCGCGGTGAACTCCTCCGACGGCGTCCTCAGGAATATCACCCAGGTGTCCAAGCCCGTAGCGCTGGAAAAGAACCAGGTTATCTATGACCCCGGCGCAGGCCAGAACCAGCGTTCGCTGATGGTGACCAACTATCTGCAATCGCTGATTCTCACGGTGCCCCCCAGCCAGTTGCCCAGCGGCGAGCTGGTGATCGACCGTGTCGCCGGCAGCTCAGGGCTGATGCTGTATGCGGTCGACCTGCTCAAGGATGTGGCCAGCCTGGGAGGGGAGGTCACCATCCCGAACGACAACATGCCCATCGGCATCTGCCGCAAACCCTACTCCTTGATGGGCCCCGCCATCATCAATATGGGCGGGGGAGGCGGGATCACCGTTCCCAACACCTGTGTGGTGGAGTCGTACAGGACCATCCCGGTGAAGCTCGGGCGTTTCTCCCTGGCCAATTTTCCCAAGGTGGGTTCCACCTCGTCGCCGGTACCGTTTCGCATCGAACTGAGCCAGTGCGCATTGAATGCCAGGCCGCAGATCACCTTCACCGACAAAGTTGCCGCTCACACCGACCCGTCGGTACTCAACCTGGCGGCTTCGCCCAACAGCGCCAAGGGCTTCGGCATCATCATGATCAACGACCTGAACGGGCAGCGGGTCAAATACGACGGCACTCGCTACGACATGCAACGGGTGGGCGACAGCGCGATCATCCCGCTGCGGGCCGGCTACATCCGCACCGGCAGCGATGCCGAGGTCAAGGTCGGCGACGCCGATGGCGCGGCGGAGTTCACCTTTACCTTCCCCTGAGTCATTCAGGGTTGAACCAAGCCCCTTCGATGGCGATAGACGCCGTTGCGGGGCCTTTCTACACTGGGCTCCGACCTGGGGATGGAGCACGCGGATGAATCGCAACGAACTGCGCAAGGCCGATATCAACCTGATGGTGGTGTTCGAAACCCTGATGCTCGAGCGCAATGTGACCCGGGCGGCGGAGAAGCTGTTTCTCGGCCAGCCGACCATCAGTTCGGCGCTCAATCGCTTGCGCGCGATCTTCAACGATCCGCTGTTCATTCGCGTGGGCCACAGGATGGAGCCGACCGCCCGCGCCGAGGAGCTGATCCAGCACCTGTCGCCGGCGCTGGATGCCTTGTCCTCGGCCTTGAGCCTGACCCACGATTTCGATCCCGCCAGCAGCACCATGACCTTTCGCATCGGCTTGTCCGACGACGTCGAGTTCGGCCTGTTGCCGCCGCTGCTGCGGACCTTACGCCAGGAAGCGCCGAAGGTGGTGTTCGTAGTGCAGCACGCGGACTACTGGCGAATCCCGGACCTGCTGGCCGCCGGCGACATCACCGTGGGTATCAGCCAGACCCGCGGGCTGCCGGCCAATGCCAAGCGCAAGCTGCTGCGGCATATCCAGCCCAGCGTGCTGCGCGCCGATGCCAGCGACACGCCACTGACCCTCGACGAATACTGTTCCCGTCCGCATGTGCTGGTGTCGCACACGGCCAATGTCAGCGGCTTTGCCGATGAATGGCTGGCCGAGATCGGTCGACAGCGTCATGTGGTGTTGTCGGTGCCGCAGTACAGTTCGCTGCCGGCGTTGCTGGCGGGGACCGACATGATCGCCAGCCTGCCGGACTACACGGCGGCGGCCATGGCCGCGTCGGGGCAGTTGTTCCAGGAGCCGTTTCCGTTCAAGACCCCGACCCTGGACCTGTCCATGGTCTGGCTCAGCCATGTCGACACCGACCCGGCCGAACGCTGGCTGCGTTCGCGGTTGGAGGCGTTCATGAGCGACCGCGACCTGGCGCCGCTCAAGGCGCGTTGAATCTCTTATCCCTTCGTAGAGGACTCAGGCAGGCGGTCGCGAGGCGTGTAGTATGGAGCGCCTTTTCACCCTCACCTTTCAGGGAGCTCCGCCATGCCTCATCTGCATATGGAATACACCGCCAACCTGCCGCAACTGGATGCCGACAAGGCCTTGCTGCGGTTCAACAACGCGTTGGTGGCGTCCGGGCAGTTCGCTGAATACGACATCAAGAGCCGTGCGCGCAAGGTCGAGACGTTTCGCGTCGGCACCGGCCTCGGCGAGCGGGCGTTCGTGCATGTGAAGCTGTCGTTGCTCAGCGGGCGTTCGCCAGAGATCAAGAAGCAGCTTTCGCAAAGCCTGCTGGCGGTGCTGCAGGAACTCTGTGAATGGCCGGCTGGCGTCGAGTTGCAACTGGCGGTGGAGATCCTGGATATCGACCGCGAGTCCTACGGCAAGCTCAGCATCGGCCACTGAGCCGGAATGCCACAGGGCCTGGACCTACAATAGGCCCTGCTGCGCGCAGACCTTGACCACCTGCTCGCGGAACCAGGTGTTGGCGCTGTCCTGGTCGGTGTGGGCGCTCCATTGCATGTCCAGGGTAAAGCCCGGCAGGCCGTTGGGCGCTTCGCAATGGCTGAACACCGCGTCGTTGGTCAGCAGCGCCTGGATGCGCCGTGGCAGGGTCAGGATGAAGTCGGTGCCGGTGATCATTTTCAGCGCCGCGCTGTAGCTGTTGGAGCGCGCGACGATCTGCCGCCGGTGGGCCTGGCGGGCCAGCCAGCCATCGACCATGTTGGTGGTCGAGGTCCAGGGCGTGGGGTAGACGTGCCGCCGCTCGACGAACGACTGCAGGCTGAAGCGCGGCTCCAGCGGCGGCGTCGCGCGCTTGTCGAAGACACACACCAAGTCATCCTCGAGCAGCACCTGCGACTTGAGGTCGGGGTGGTTGTGGTGAAAGTTCGGACCGAAGCAGACCACCAGGTCCAGGCTGCCGTCGCGCAGTTCCTCGGCGGGGATATCGGTTTCCAGCTTGTGCACGTTGACCGTCACCGGCAGGTCGGCGAAGTCGAAGCCCTTGAGCAGCCGCGGCAGGATCAGCAGTTCGAAATATTCCGGCGCGCAGACATTGAAGGTGACGGCCTGGCGGGTCGGGTCGAAAGCCTGGACCCCGGAATGGCACAGGTTGATGCTCTCGAGAATCTTCAGCACATGGCTGTACATGGTGCTGGCTTTGTAGGTCGGACGCATGCCGGTGCGGGTATTGATGAACAGCTCGTCCTCGAAGCCGGTGCGCAGTTTTTTCAGGCAGTAACTGACGGTCGACTGACTCACGCACAGGGTTTCCGAGACCCCGGTCACGCTGCTTTGCTCGTACACGGCGACGAACACCATCAGGTCCTGCATATCGAGCTTTCTAAGCAAGTTACTGTTCAGCATCAGTTCCGTCTCGTTGAGCACCTCGCGCGGTCGTGCGCAAACCTGCCTGATGCTAACGGAACGATCGTCCTAATTGAATCCTTGCCCCGGGGTTTCACGGATAGCGAAGGGACAATTAATTCCGAGAACACGACCTGTGCAGTATGGCGCGGCGCGTAGCGGCTTGTCCCTTGGTGTTGCGCCTTCAACCGGGCACCGGGACTGGCCGGCGGCTGCCGAGGATCAGGGCGAGCATGCCCAGGCCCACCAGCAGCGCGCCGAGCAGCTCGCCCGGCAAGGGATGCCGGCCCAGCACGAACCAGTGGAAGAGGGTGATGAACAGGGTGCTCAGGTAGATGTAGGAAATGACCGTGGCCGGTGCGATCACCCCGATGGCCCGGTGCAGCAGCCAAAAAGTCGCCAGGGTGGCGAACAAGGCCAGGTACAGCAGCCACAGGCCGTCGTCGAGGGTCAACAGCATGGCGCTGCGCCAGCCACCGCCCGGCAGGCAGAAGGCGAACAGGAACAGCGCGCCGAACAGCATGTTCCAGAAGGTCATGGCGGCCGGGCTGCGATCTTTCAGGCTGGTGGCTTTGAGCCGTTGGCTCAGCGGCGAATAACAGGCCATGGCCAGGCAACCGACCCCATACACGCCGACCGCGTAGAGCGACGGCACGCCCTCGGGGCCCGAGCCCCTGAAGGTCAGTAGCGTGGCCCCGGCGGCCGCCAGCAGCATCGGCAACAGGCGGTTTTTCCCAGGGTTGTCGCTCAGCAGGAGGCCCTCGAACAGCAGGGTCAGCAGCGGTACCAGGGCGAACAGGATGCCGGTATTGACCGCCGAGGTATGCCGCAGCGCCTCGAACAGCGAAGCGAAATAGATCGCCAGCAGCAACCCAAGCATGGCATGCGCCCGCAGCCCGGCGCGGTTGATCCGGAACGTGCCGTTAAGCCACAGCGTCGGCACGAACATCAGGGCCGACAACAGCAGGCGCAGGCCCGTCAGCAACAGCGGGTCGACGGCCTGGCTGACCCGGGCCGCGGCGAAAAAAGAAGCGGCGATCAACACCGCCCACAGCAGCATGCCGAGATGGGCGTTGAGCAAGCTGGTGGGCTTCATCGGTGCGTTCCCCGGGTCATTGGAAGTGGCGGTGGTAGTGCCGCGGATCGAAGCGCAGGACCATCAGGATCATCAGCGCCATGACCGCGGTCAGCGACCACCAGGCCCACTCGAAACTGCCCAGGCGGTCGCGGATGATCCCGGCGAGCAGCGGCGACAGGCCGGCGATCAGGTAGCCGATGCCTTGCACGAAGGCCGTCAGGCCACCGGCACGCTGCGGATTGTCCAGATGGTCGAGGGACACGATCAGGCTCATGGGAAACAACCCGCCGATACCCAGGCCGAGCAGGCACGGCCAGAGCAGGCTCAGGTGCCGGGGGCTGAGGATCAGCCCGCAGAAGCCCGTGATGATCAGCACCAGCAAGGCCACCAGCACCCGGCGACGGTCCTGGCTGCGGTTGGCGATGGCCGGCGTCACCAGGCCCGAGACCACCTCCATGGCGGTGAGAAATCCCAGCAGCAGGCCGGCGTCCTGTTCGCTCCAGCCCTGTTCCACGTAATAGGGGGCCAGCCACGCCAGGACGCAGGTGTAGGACGCCGTGCCCAGGCCGAAGAAGACCGCCAGCAGCCAGGCGCGGCGGCTGCCGGCAAAAGATTCGTGGTGCGTCGCGGCGTCCGGCAGCTTGGGCATGGCCGCCCGTTGCGCGTACCAGAACAGCAGCGTCAGGACCGCCAGCGCCGCCCAGATCGCCAGGCCCAGCCGCCAGCTGCCGGTGCGGCTCATCACCAGCGGGGCAAAGGACGCCGCGACCGCCGCGCCCCCCATGATCGAGGTGACGTACAGGCCCATGAACAGCGAGACATTGTCGGGAAAGCGCGACTTGATCAGTGCCGGCATCAGCGACTGGATCAGGGCGATGCCGAGGCCGGCGAGCACGGCGCTGAGGATCAGTTCGGCGGCCGAATCGAGGAACAGCCGCGACAGGGTGGCCAGGCCAATGACCAGCAGCGAAATCACCACGCTGCGGTGGTCGCCCAGGCGCTGGCCGATGCGCACGCCGAAGAACATCGCCAGGCCCATGGCCATGACCGGCAGCATGGTCAGCAGCGCGGCGCCACTGAAACTCAGGGCGATATCGCCACGGATGCCGGACAGCAGGGGGCCGACGGCGGCCATCGACGGCCGCAGGTTCAAGGCCACCAGTGTCACGCTGAGCATCAGCCAGAAGACGGGGCGGGTTGTCGCGCGAACGTTTTCCATAACCAGACCTTGAACAATTCAGGCGCTGATTAGGCGGGGAGGGGCATGGCCGGAGCAAATCAGAAAGTGTGCAGGACTATCTAGAAATCAAATAACACCTGTAGCCGCTGCCGCAGGCTGCGCTGGGCTGCGAAGCAGCCCCCCAAACCTGCGCACGCGGTCTGCCGCAAGCACCACGTTGCCCGGGCCAGTCCTGCGGCCTGGGTCGCAGCCTGCGGCAGCGGCTACAGAGGCCCGCGACGGTGCGCGGGCCTCGGGCGATCAGAACGGCTTGGTCGGCAGGTACTTGCCATCCAGGGTGATCACCGCGCGGGAACCGCCCTCCGGGTCTTCGACTTTCTTGATGTCGAGCTTGAAGTTGATGGCGCTGATGATGCCGTCGCCGAACTGCTCGTGGACCAGCGCCTTGAGGGTCGAACCGTAGACCTGGAGCATTTCATAGAAGCGGTACACGGTCGGGTCGGTGGGGATGCCGCCGGGGATGCTGCCGCGCGACGGGATGCTTTGCAGCAGGCGGCTGGCGTCCTGGTCCAGGTCGAGCTTGCTGCAGACCAGGTCGGCGGCCGCGGCCGGCAAGGCGTGCTGGCCGAGCAGGGCGGCGGTGACGAACGCCAGGCTCAGGCCGGTGCCGTCGGTGAGCTGTTGCCACGACAGGTTCTTGCGCGCCTTGGCGTCGATGATGGTGTCGGCCAGGGCCAGGCGTGGGGCTTGGGCGAATTGGGATTGCAGCATGTCGAGTTCCTCGTTGGGATGGTGAAACGGTTGTTGAACGAGTCGTTGAAAAAGGGTCGTTGAAAAGGGAGCGTTCAAGCCGCGTGCCGCGGTTTACCGACCAAGGCGCAGGCGTCGGGGTGTTCGGCCAGGGACACGAAGCCCTGGCTCGGGCCGTCCAGCGCGGCAATGGCGCCGCTGGCGATGTCATAGACCCAGCCATGCAGGTTCAGCCGGCCCTGTTCCAGGGCCAGGGCGACCGCGGGATGGGTCTTCAGGTTAGCCAACTGGGCGATCACGTTTTCCCGCACCAGGGCATCCAGGCGGGCTTCGTCCGAGGCATGGCTGCGGGCGGCATTGACCACCTTGGCCGACTCGGCATGGCGCAGCCAGTTGGCCACCGCCGGCAGATGGTCCAGGCATTTGCAGGTGGAGATGGCGGTCATGGCGCCGCAGTCCGAATGCCCGCAGATCACGATGTCGCTGACCCCGAGCACGGCCACCGCGTACTCCACAGTGGCCGACACACCGCCCGGTTCCGGCCCGTAGGAGGGCACGATATTGCCGGCGTTGCGGATCACGAACAGATCGCCTGGCTCCTGCTGGGTCAGCAGTTCCGGCACTACCCGGCTGTCGGAGCAGGTGACGAACAGGGTGCCGGGGTTCTGGGTGGTGGCCAGTTGCTTGAACAGCTCGCTTCGTTTCGGGAAGGCTTCGCGCTGGAACTTGAGAAAGCCGTCGATGATGTGCCGCATGGTGGTTCTCCTTGCATCGCTGATGGCGCAAGGATGGGAAATTTCAGCTATAGCGTCCAAGACTGGCTTGTTATGCTGGTCATAAGTACTGCCTATAGTTGGCGGTCCTGGCCTGGAGACACCATGCTGCTACGTCATATCCGTTACCTGCTGGCCGTCGCCGAGCACGGCAACTTCACCCGCGCCGCCGAAGCCTTGCACGTGTCCCAGCCGACGCTGTCGCAACAGATCAGGCAACTGGAGGACAGCCTCGGCGCGCCG from Pseudomonas chlororaphis subsp. chlororaphis encodes:
- a CDS encoding DMT family transporter; its protein translation is MKPTSLLNAHLGMLLWAVLIAASFFAAARVSQAVDPLLLTGLRLLLSALMFVPTLWLNGTFRINRAGLRAHAMLGLLLAIYFASLFEALRHTSAVNTGILFALVPLLTLLFEGLLLSDNPGKNRLLPMLLAAAGATLLTFRGSGPEGVPSLYAVGVYGVGCLAMACYSPLSQRLKATSLKDRSPAAMTFWNMLFGALFLFAFCLPGGGWRSAMLLTLDDGLWLLYLALFATLATFWLLHRAIGVIAPATVISYIYLSTLFITLFHWFVLGRHPLPGELLGALLVGLGMLALILGSRRPVPVPG
- a CDS encoding cyanate transporter — encoded protein: MENVRATTRPVFWLMLSVTLVALNLRPSMAAVGPLLSGIRGDIALSFSGAALLTMLPVMAMGLAMFFGVRIGQRLGDHRSVVISLLVIGLATLSRLFLDSAAELILSAVLAGLGIALIQSLMPALIKSRFPDNVSLFMGLYVTSIMGGAAVAASFAPLVMSRTGSWRLGLAIWAALAVLTLLFWYAQRAAMPKLPDAATHHESFAGSRRAWLLAVFFGLGTASYTCVLAWLAPYYVEQGWSEQDAGLLLGFLTAMEVVSGLVTPAIANRSQDRRRVLVALLVLIITGFCGLILSPRHLSLLWPCLLGLGIGGLFPMSLIVSLDHLDNPQRAGGLTAFVQGIGYLIAGLSPLLAGIIRDRLGSFEWAWWSLTAVMALMILMVLRFDPRHYHRHFQ
- the cynS gene encoding cyanase; this translates as MLQSQFAQAPRLALADTIIDAKARKNLSWQQLTDGTGLSLAFVTAALLGQHALPAAAADLVCSKLDLDQDASRLLQSIPSRGSIPGGIPTDPTVYRFYEMLQVYGSTLKALVHEQFGDGIISAINFKLDIKKVEDPEGGSRAVITLDGKYLPTKPF
- a CDS encoding carbonic anhydrase is translated as MRHIIDGFLKFQREAFPKRSELFKQLATTQNPGTLFVTCSDSRVVPELLTQQEPGDLFVIRNAGNIVPSYGPEPGGVSATVEYAVAVLGVSDIVICGHSDCGAMTAISTCKCLDHLPAVANWLRHAESAKVVNAARSHASDEARLDALVRENVIAQLANLKTHPAVALALEQGRLNLHGWVYDIASGAIAALDGPSQGFVSLAEHPDACALVGKPRHAA